The Streptomyces sp. NBC_00162 genome window below encodes:
- a CDS encoding ATP-grasp domain-containing protein codes for MPEHVIIIHRWTDRYADYAAYIDHTAHRVSYLTTERAVRSLPTGLAAGVALVDSTENVPAVLIRVAELVARSGPPTRIVALQETDLDLAAELRAAHGLPGTHPADLEPLRDKLVMARRLHAAGLPAPATEPAPDPAAVEEFAAHHGWPVLVKPRRGTASAAITRLDDAGQLAAYRLPEGTEMIVQPWQPHQVLHVDGVYTGSCLGAWRASRYLNTCLEFTSGSALGSVEIDHEATLEAVGALTLATARALFTGPSVFHLELFRDERGELSVLEMAARPGGAEVPFVWREVHGIDLMAAAFSHQTGLPDTSGTAVDDPSQVAGWLLVPPSEATPSRVRAVSSHQGDGPYAEVLPAVGALVTGGGYEHAGARFRFRGHSTAEVEAAVRRTARTARLETTALDPDAPARIVVVGCGTPAYRSYSLDAVAARAQTALVQPAPADWQLPYVQDRHRTADTSDPAATTAAVASLLAAHPGPAGVLTWDETLLRTTAEVAARLGLPHMSPDAVDRCRDKLTTRRILGAAGVPSAGFRHVRTPAEALDAAEALGYPVVVKPRALAGSIGVTLASDTRELAAAFDQAAGSSFPGITGLDGVIVEEYLTGPEISVDCAVQGGRAVVVNVARKRLGFTPYFEEVGHLVAPWRHEPWADAVLSVVTEAHAALGIRTGLTHTELRLTPTGPRVVEVNGRLGGDFIPLLGALATGVDLVAAACDIALGRTPDLTPTRDRCAEVTFVYPPHDGQVRSLDLSAAEAVPGVERAVALAARGTELLLPPRGIVPRLAALLVTGDTPEQCATASARAARAVRADVTPLVTAAG; via the coding sequence ATGCCTGAACACGTGATCATCATCCACCGGTGGACCGACCGCTACGCCGACTACGCCGCCTACATCGACCACACCGCCCACCGCGTCAGCTACCTCACCACCGAGCGCGCCGTCCGCTCGCTCCCCACCGGCCTGGCGGCCGGGGTGGCCCTGGTGGACAGCACCGAGAACGTGCCGGCGGTCCTCATCCGGGTCGCCGAGCTCGTGGCCCGCAGCGGCCCCCCGACCCGGATCGTCGCCCTCCAGGAGACCGACCTGGACCTCGCCGCCGAACTCCGCGCCGCCCACGGCCTGCCCGGCACGCACCCCGCCGACCTGGAACCGCTGCGCGACAAGCTGGTCATGGCGCGCCGGCTGCACGCCGCCGGGCTGCCCGCCCCCGCCACCGAGCCCGCCCCGGACCCGGCGGCCGTCGAGGAGTTCGCCGCCCACCACGGCTGGCCCGTGCTCGTCAAGCCCCGCCGCGGCACCGCCAGCGCCGCCATCACCCGCCTCGACGACGCCGGGCAGCTCGCCGCGTACCGGCTGCCCGAGGGCACCGAGATGATCGTGCAGCCGTGGCAGCCGCACCAGGTGCTGCACGTCGACGGTGTCTACACCGGTTCCTGCCTCGGCGCCTGGCGGGCCTCCCGCTACCTGAACACCTGCCTGGAGTTCACCTCCGGAAGCGCGCTCGGCTCCGTCGAGATCGACCACGAGGCGACCCTGGAAGCCGTCGGCGCGCTCACCCTCGCCACCGCCAGGGCCCTGTTCACCGGACCCTCCGTCTTCCACCTCGAACTCTTCCGCGACGAGCGCGGCGAGCTCTCCGTACTGGAGATGGCCGCCCGCCCCGGCGGCGCCGAAGTCCCCTTCGTGTGGCGCGAAGTGCACGGCATCGACCTGATGGCCGCCGCCTTCTCCCACCAGACCGGCCTGCCCGACACCTCGGGCACCGCCGTCGACGACCCCTCACAGGTCGCCGGCTGGCTGCTGGTGCCCCCGTCCGAGGCCACCCCCAGCCGGGTCCGCGCCGTCAGCTCCCACCAGGGCGACGGCCCGTACGCCGAGGTCCTCCCGGCCGTCGGCGCCCTCGTCACCGGCGGCGGGTACGAGCACGCCGGAGCCCGCTTCCGCTTCCGCGGCCACAGCACCGCCGAGGTCGAGGCCGCCGTACGGCGCACCGCCCGCACCGCCCGGCTCGAGACCACCGCACTCGATCCCGACGCCCCCGCCCGCATCGTCGTCGTCGGCTGCGGCACCCCGGCCTACCGGTCGTACTCCCTGGACGCCGTCGCAGCCCGCGCCCAGACCGCACTCGTCCAGCCCGCCCCCGCCGACTGGCAGCTCCCGTACGTCCAGGACCGCCACCGGACCGCCGACACCTCGGACCCGGCGGCGACCACCGCCGCCGTCGCCTCGCTGCTCGCCGCGCACCCCGGCCCCGCCGGAGTCCTCACCTGGGACGAGACGCTGCTGCGCACCACCGCCGAGGTGGCGGCCCGGCTCGGCCTGCCGCACATGAGCCCCGACGCCGTGGACCGCTGCCGGGACAAGCTCACCACCCGCCGCATCCTGGGCGCCGCAGGCGTCCCGTCCGCCGGGTTCCGCCACGTCCGCACACCGGCCGAGGCCCTGGACGCCGCCGAGGCCCTCGGCTACCCCGTCGTCGTCAAGCCGCGCGCCCTCGCCGGGTCCATCGGGGTCACGCTCGCCTCCGACACCCGCGAACTCGCCGCCGCCTTCGACCAGGCCGCCGGATCCTCCTTCCCCGGCATCACCGGACTCGACGGAGTGATCGTCGAGGAGTACCTGACCGGCCCCGAGATCAGCGTGGACTGCGCCGTCCAGGGCGGCCGGGCGGTGGTGGTGAACGTCGCCCGCAAACGCCTCGGCTTCACCCCCTACTTCGAGGAGGTCGGCCACCTCGTGGCGCCCTGGCGGCACGAGCCCTGGGCCGACGCCGTCCTGTCCGTGGTCACCGAGGCCCACGCGGCGCTCGGCATCCGCACCGGCCTCACCCACACCGAGCTTCGGCTCACGCCCACCGGACCGCGCGTCGTCGAGGTCAACGGCCGCCTCGGCGGTGACTTCATCCCGCTGCTCGGCGCCCTCGCCACCGGCGTCGACCTGGTCGCCGCCGCCTGCGACATCGCCCTCGGCCGCACCCCCGACCTCACCCCGACCCGGGACCGCTGCGCCGAGGTCACCTTCGTCTACCCGCCGCACGACGGGCAGGTCCGCTCCCTCGACCTCAGCGCCGCCGAAGCCGTGCCCGGCGTCGAACGGGCCGTCGCCCTCGCCGCCCGGGGCACCGAACTCCTCCTGCCGCCGCGCGGCATCGTGCCGCGGCTGGCCGCCCTGCTGGTCACCGGCGACACCCCCGAGCAGTGCGCCACCGCGTCGGCGCGCGCGGCCCGCGCCGTACGAGCCGACGTCACCCCGCTGGTCACGGCCGCGGGCTGA
- a CDS encoding carbamoyltransferase C-terminal domain-containing protein gives MWTLGVNAPPTGWHDTAACLVNGEGEIIAFSEEERINRHRHSLYRKPVSAARLCLDRAGISPADIDVVALGWDVDQLYPGRFTSDADFLAYAVGLDFGSDLPEVVRVPHHAAHAASAFYASPFRKAGVLVIDGHGENESSSIWTFEDGKEPRQERSWGRTASLGYAYDAASTWLGFSFLNAGKTMGLAAYGRAAGLAAEQLVDIRDEDFRLAIAPLTEATGRATAEDIKRQYEAQVAAWRDRYTRIVGADRPQADEENLPDDPKAVTVAWTAQRIIEETVTHLSALTRKIAGVDELCLAGGVALNCSTNGTLPGPLYVPPVPHDAGVALGAAWAVSPPKQHTRSLSPYLGSDIGSAAGLDTSGLHRTDLDVDEVTRLLLDGRVGAVAQGRAEVGPRALCHRSIIAFPNTAEVNTRVNTVKNREQWRPFAGVTRPGYSARLWEQQEHLSRYMLGAAKATDLGRQVAPGVVHVDGTTRPQVLRGDDAPLVGAVLDTLERQGVPPVLLNTSFNDKGEPIVDTAVHALGAFRAMQLDFLVLDDALYTKETGQGAAR, from the coding sequence ATGTGGACCCTCGGAGTCAACGCACCTCCCACGGGCTGGCACGACACCGCCGCCTGCCTCGTCAACGGCGAAGGCGAGATCATCGCCTTCAGCGAGGAAGAGCGCATCAACCGCCACCGCCACTCGCTGTACCGCAAGCCCGTCAGCGCCGCCCGCCTCTGCCTCGACCGGGCCGGCATCAGCCCCGCCGACATCGACGTCGTCGCCCTCGGCTGGGACGTCGACCAGCTCTACCCCGGCCGCTTCACCAGCGACGCCGACTTCCTCGCGTACGCCGTCGGACTCGACTTCGGCAGCGATCTCCCCGAGGTCGTCCGCGTCCCGCACCACGCCGCGCACGCCGCCTCCGCCTTCTACGCCTCACCGTTCCGCAAGGCCGGCGTCCTTGTCATCGACGGCCACGGCGAGAACGAGTCCTCCAGCATCTGGACCTTCGAGGACGGCAAGGAGCCCCGCCAGGAACGCTCCTGGGGCCGCACGGCCTCCCTCGGCTACGCCTACGACGCCGCCTCCACCTGGCTCGGCTTCTCCTTCCTCAACGCCGGCAAGACCATGGGCCTCGCCGCCTACGGCCGAGCCGCCGGGCTGGCGGCCGAGCAGCTCGTCGACATCCGGGACGAGGACTTCCGGCTCGCCATAGCCCCGCTGACCGAGGCGACCGGACGGGCCACCGCCGAGGACATCAAGCGGCAGTACGAGGCGCAGGTCGCCGCCTGGCGCGACCGCTACACCCGCATCGTCGGCGCCGACCGCCCGCAGGCGGACGAGGAGAACCTCCCCGACGACCCCAAGGCCGTGACCGTGGCCTGGACCGCGCAGCGCATCATCGAGGAGACCGTCACCCACCTCAGCGCCCTCACCCGCAAGATCGCCGGCGTGGACGAGCTCTGCCTGGCCGGCGGCGTCGCCCTCAACTGCTCCACCAACGGCACCCTGCCCGGCCCCCTGTACGTCCCGCCCGTGCCGCACGACGCGGGCGTCGCCCTCGGCGCCGCCTGGGCCGTCAGCCCGCCCAAGCAGCACACCCGTTCCCTCAGCCCGTACCTGGGCAGCGACATCGGCAGCGCGGCCGGCCTGGACACCAGCGGCCTGCACCGCACCGACCTCGACGTCGACGAGGTCACCCGGCTGCTGCTGGACGGCCGGGTCGGAGCAGTCGCCCAGGGCCGCGCCGAGGTCGGGCCCCGCGCCCTGTGCCACCGCTCCATCATCGCCTTCCCCAACACCGCCGAGGTCAACACCCGGGTCAACACGGTCAAGAACCGCGAGCAGTGGCGCCCCTTCGCCGGCGTCACCCGCCCCGGCTACAGCGCCAGGCTGTGGGAGCAGCAGGAGCACCTCAGCCGCTACATGCTCGGCGCGGCCAAGGCCACCGACCTGGGCCGCCAGGTCGCCCCCGGCGTCGTCCACGTCGACGGCACCACCCGCCCGCAGGTGCTGCGCGGCGACGACGCCCCGCTCGTCGGCGCCGTCCTCGACACCCTCGAACGCCAGGGCGTGCCGCCGGTCCTGCTGAACACCTCCTTCAACGACAAGGGCGAGCCGATCGTCGACACCGCGGTCCACGCACTGGGCGCCTTCCGCGCGATGCAGCTGGACTTCCTCGTCCTCGACGACGCCCTCTACACGAAGGAGACCGGCCAGGGGGCTGCACGGTGA
- a CDS encoding KamA family radical SAM protein: MTTPGALATDRFTAYGPRHLDEIAARYGLPDDIRETVRRVSQVLPFRVNSHVLEELVDWDRVPDDPMFQLTFPQRGMLTADDENEIGVLLGDSARKPELRAAVARIRAGLNPHPSGQRELNVPHHQGQPVPGLQHKYRETVLYFPGQGQTCHAYCTYCFRWAQFIGDADLRFAAPDPSGLIDYLGEHPEVHDVLVTGGDPLIMSTERLRSHLEPLLDVESVRTLRIGTKSPAYWPQRFVTDHDADDLLRLFEQVVASGRQLAVMAHFSHPRELDNDLARRALARIRATGAVVYCQAPLIAHVNDDAGVWSELWRAELAAGGVPYYLFVERDTGPHDYFKVPLAKAVGIFRAAYRTLPGLARTVRGPVMSATPGKVCVDGVEETGEGRWFQLRMVQARNPALVGRPFRARYSTTAAWLDDLQLHPDTPADLADALRGSTESGTESGTASGAATDPTREPA, translated from the coding sequence GTGACCACGCCAGGAGCCCTCGCCACCGACCGCTTCACCGCGTACGGGCCGCGCCACCTCGACGAGATCGCCGCCCGCTACGGCCTGCCCGACGACATCCGCGAGACCGTCCGCCGCGTCTCCCAGGTGCTGCCGTTCCGGGTCAACTCGCACGTCCTGGAAGAGCTCGTCGACTGGGACCGGGTCCCCGACGACCCGATGTTCCAGCTCACCTTCCCCCAGCGGGGCATGCTCACCGCCGACGACGAGAACGAGATCGGCGTCCTGCTCGGCGACTCCGCCCGCAAACCCGAACTGCGCGCGGCCGTGGCCCGGATCCGCGCCGGGCTGAACCCGCACCCCTCCGGCCAGCGCGAACTCAACGTGCCCCACCACCAGGGTCAACCGGTCCCCGGACTCCAGCACAAGTACCGCGAGACCGTCCTCTACTTCCCCGGTCAGGGCCAGACCTGCCACGCCTACTGCACCTACTGCTTCCGCTGGGCCCAGTTCATCGGCGACGCCGACCTGCGCTTCGCGGCCCCCGATCCCTCCGGTCTGATCGACTACCTGGGGGAGCACCCCGAAGTCCACGACGTCCTGGTGACCGGCGGCGACCCGCTCATCATGTCCACCGAGCGGCTGCGCTCCCACCTCGAGCCGCTGCTCGACGTGGAGTCCGTACGCACCCTGCGCATCGGCACCAAGTCGCCCGCCTACTGGCCGCAGCGGTTCGTCACCGACCACGACGCGGACGACCTGCTGCGGCTCTTCGAACAGGTCGTGGCCTCCGGGCGGCAGCTCGCGGTGATGGCCCACTTCAGCCACCCCCGCGAACTCGACAACGACCTGGCCCGCCGGGCACTGGCCCGGATCCGGGCCACCGGCGCCGTCGTCTACTGCCAGGCACCGCTGATCGCGCACGTCAACGACGACGCCGGGGTGTGGAGCGAGCTGTGGCGCGCCGAACTCGCCGCCGGAGGCGTCCCCTACTACCTCTTCGTGGAACGGGACACCGGCCCCCACGACTACTTCAAGGTGCCCCTCGCCAAGGCCGTCGGCATCTTCCGCGCCGCCTACCGCACCCTGCCCGGGCTCGCCCGTACGGTCCGCGGCCCGGTCATGTCCGCCACCCCCGGCAAGGTCTGCGTCGACGGCGTGGAAGAGACCGGCGAGGGGCGCTGGTTCCAGCTGCGCATGGTCCAGGCCCGCAACCCGGCCCTGGTCGGACGACCCTTCCGGGCCCGCTACTCCACCACGGCCGCATGGCTGGACGACCTCCAGCTGCACCCCGACACCCCCGCCGACCTCGCGGACGCGCTGCGCGGCAGCACGGAGAGCGGCACGGAATCCGGCACGGCAAGCGGTGCGGCAACCGACCCGACGCGGGAACCGGCATGA
- a CDS encoding pyridoxal phosphate-dependent aminotransferase, translated as MTQPSPNLTLNHLVEQRRAAGEPLVNLTFGEARLPVIPELAQQLAAGAHRASYGPVAGAEDARSAVAGYFARRGLPTDPADVVLAPGSKPLLMALNLAVDGDVLLPRPAWNTYAPQARYAGKEPIAVPVPDVCGGVPEPGALRVAIRRARAAGRTPRLLVLTLPDNPTGTLAPPDLVRELAAVAEAEDLLIVSDEIYRDVVHDPATPFLSPADIAPERTVVTTGLSKSLGIGGWRVGAARFPAGPRGRAVRAGVVAAASEIWSTLAGPLQQVAAYAFAEPAPIRERSAAAARLHGAVARAVHARAVAAGAHCRPPTAGFYVYPDFEPLRAPLARRGITDSASLAAHLLDHGGVAVLAGHLLGDDPAALRFKAATSLLYGDEEQQLQALRAEDPTALPHIADQLTRIEAAFTRLTAGPGPRPNRRPS; from the coding sequence ATGACGCAGCCGTCCCCGAACCTGACCCTCAACCACCTCGTGGAACAGCGGCGAGCCGCCGGCGAGCCCCTGGTCAACCTCACCTTCGGGGAGGCCCGGCTGCCCGTCATCCCCGAACTGGCGCAGCAGCTCGCCGCCGGCGCCCACCGAGCCTCCTACGGCCCGGTCGCGGGCGCCGAGGACGCCCGCAGCGCCGTCGCGGGCTACTTCGCGCGCCGGGGTCTGCCCACCGACCCGGCCGACGTCGTTCTCGCCCCGGGCAGCAAACCACTGCTGATGGCCCTGAACCTGGCGGTGGACGGCGACGTGCTGCTGCCCCGGCCCGCCTGGAACACCTACGCTCCGCAGGCCCGGTACGCGGGCAAGGAACCCATCGCCGTACCCGTCCCCGACGTGTGCGGGGGAGTACCCGAGCCCGGCGCGCTGCGCGTGGCGATCCGCCGTGCCCGGGCCGCCGGGCGCACCCCGCGCCTGCTGGTCCTCACCCTGCCCGACAACCCCACCGGCACCCTCGCCCCACCGGACCTGGTCCGCGAACTCGCCGCCGTCGCCGAGGCCGAGGACCTCCTGATCGTCTCGGACGAGATCTACCGCGACGTGGTCCACGACCCGGCCACCCCCTTCCTCAGCCCCGCCGACATCGCGCCCGAGCGCACCGTCGTCACCACCGGCCTGTCCAAATCCCTGGGCATCGGCGGCTGGCGCGTCGGCGCCGCCCGCTTCCCCGCGGGCCCCCGCGGCCGCGCGGTCCGCGCCGGGGTCGTCGCCGCGGCCAGCGAGATCTGGTCCACCCTCGCGGGCCCGCTCCAGCAGGTCGCCGCCTACGCGTTCGCCGAACCGGCGCCCATCCGCGAACGGTCGGCCGCCGCGGCCCGCCTGCACGGCGCCGTGGCCCGCGCGGTGCACGCCCGCGCGGTTGCCGCGGGGGCCCACTGCCGGCCGCCCACCGCCGGCTTCTACGTCTACCCGGACTTCGAGCCGTTGCGCGCCCCGCTCGCCCGGCGCGGCATCACCGACTCCGCCTCGCTCGCCGCCCACCTCCTCGACCACGGCGGCGTCGCCGTCCTCGCCGGACACCTGCTCGGCGACGACCCCGCGGCCCTCCGCTTCAAGGCCGCGACCAGCCTGCTCTACGGAGACGAGGAACAGCAGCTGCAAGCCCTGCGCGCCGAGGACCCCACCGCCCTGCCGCACATCGCGGACCAGCTCACCCGCATCGAGGCAGCCTTCACCCGGCTGACCGCGGGGCCCGGGCCCCGCCCGAACAGGAGGCCGTCATGA
- a CDS encoding maleylpyruvate isomerase family mycothiol-dependent enzyme — MKSLPPTPETFALIADAGDRLLRGLDRLTDADAAAPSRLDGWSRAHVLSHLSAQVDALERLLHWARTGTETPQYADRSARDTEIEDGSRQPAAALVERVRGSADRFLTTVRELPDPAWQAVVRPFTGELCTPGRILVIRLRELEVHHTDLALGYGFGDIPRPAVDVLLDDVSGYLAAADGTPPCTLRDDTGARVTAFGSGGPVVTGPRGALLAWLTGRSTGEGLTAPGGALPQLPAWI; from the coding sequence ATGAAGTCCCTCCCGCCCACCCCGGAGACCTTCGCCCTCATCGCCGACGCGGGCGACCGGCTGCTGCGCGGCCTCGACCGGCTCACCGACGCCGACGCGGCCGCCCCCTCCCGCCTCGACGGCTGGAGCCGCGCCCACGTACTCAGCCACCTCAGCGCCCAGGTCGACGCCCTGGAGCGGCTGCTGCACTGGGCCCGTACCGGCACCGAGACACCTCAGTACGCCGACCGGAGCGCCCGTGACACCGAGATCGAGGACGGCTCCCGGCAGCCCGCGGCCGCCCTCGTCGAGCGGGTGCGCGGCTCCGCGGACCGCTTCCTGACCACCGTCCGGGAGCTGCCCGACCCCGCCTGGCAGGCCGTCGTCCGCCCCTTCACCGGCGAACTGTGCACCCCCGGACGCATCCTGGTGATCCGGCTGCGCGAACTCGAGGTCCACCACACCGACCTCGCCCTCGGCTACGGCTTCGGCGACATCCCCCGGCCGGCCGTCGACGTCCTCCTGGACGACGTGTCCGGCTACCTCGCCGCGGCCGACGGCACCCCGCCCTGCACCCTCCGCGACGACACGGGAGCCCGGGTGACCGCCTTCGGCTCCGGCGGCCCCGTCGTCACCGGCCCCCGCGGAGCCCTGCTCGCCTGGCTCACCGGCCGCTCGACGGGGGAGGGGCTCACCGCACCCGGCGGCGCCCTGCCGCAGCTGCCCGCCTGGATCTGA
- a CDS encoding acyl carrier protein: MDPRFIEILRPSADGATGAAITPETDLRALGIDSMGAIELLFTLEDTFGISLPDTDLNDETFATAGSLWQAVAAQISPGQSSPDQSSAGQVAA, translated from the coding sequence ATGGACCCCCGTTTCATCGAGATCCTCCGCCCCTCCGCCGACGGCGCCACCGGCGCGGCCATCACCCCCGAGACCGACCTGCGCGCCCTCGGCATCGACTCCATGGGCGCGATCGAGCTGCTGTTCACCCTCGAGGACACCTTCGGGATCTCGCTGCCCGACACCGACCTCAACGACGAGACCTTCGCGACCGCCGGCAGCCTGTGGCAGGCCGTCGCCGCCCAGATCTCGCCGGGCCAGAGCTCCCCTGACCAGAGCTCCGCGGGCCAGGTGGCCGCATGA
- a CDS encoding acyl-CoA dehydrogenase family protein: MTTAVTTARTAAEAAEEVASVAAEHAARTDRDAAFPVEALAALRRTRLLGLLVPTEHGGPGGTLRDVVEVTEKLGRADLSVAMIFAMHCQQAEALVRHAHEPLRSALLPRLAAGEIYLASVTTEAGKGGHLLTAEAALAEQQGRLEIDRFAPVVTGGAHADGFLVTMRSPGADSGHQVSLVYADRDQLEITGDGDWQPLGMRASHSVPLRLTGSVPGHQVVGAHGDFSRIAGEIFAPYAHVGWSAAWLGTAAGALSRVLRLLRGPESRGRFDIGSELLLTRLSRARQRVDTVHALLRHTLAVVEEGAELHTPSGQLLLNALKITAAEQCHAAVDDLVTAVGLRHGYLKDSPTRLEQALRDLRSAALNYSNDRLHLADGRLALRDTGVRLV, from the coding sequence ATGACCACGGCCGTGACCACCGCCCGTACCGCGGCGGAGGCCGCCGAAGAGGTCGCCTCCGTCGCCGCCGAGCACGCGGCCCGCACCGACCGGGACGCGGCCTTCCCCGTCGAGGCACTCGCGGCCCTGCGCCGCACCCGCCTGCTCGGCCTGCTCGTCCCCACCGAACACGGCGGCCCGGGCGGCACCCTCCGCGACGTCGTCGAGGTGACCGAGAAGCTCGGCCGCGCCGACCTGTCCGTGGCCATGATCTTCGCCATGCACTGCCAGCAGGCCGAGGCACTGGTGCGCCACGCCCACGAGCCGCTGCGCTCCGCCCTGTTGCCCCGGCTCGCGGCCGGCGAGATCTACCTCGCCTCCGTGACCACCGAGGCGGGCAAGGGCGGCCACCTCCTCACCGCCGAGGCGGCCCTGGCCGAGCAGCAAGGCCGCCTGGAGATCGACCGGTTCGCGCCCGTGGTCACCGGAGGCGCCCACGCCGACGGCTTCCTCGTCACGATGCGCAGTCCCGGCGCCGACTCCGGCCATCAGGTCTCCCTCGTCTACGCCGACCGCGACCAGCTCGAGATCACCGGCGACGGCGACTGGCAGCCGCTCGGCATGCGGGCCAGCCACAGCGTGCCGCTCCGCCTCACCGGCAGCGTCCCCGGCCACCAGGTCGTCGGCGCCCACGGCGACTTCTCCCGCATCGCCGGCGAGATCTTCGCCCCGTACGCGCACGTCGGCTGGTCCGCGGCCTGGCTCGGCACGGCCGCCGGCGCCCTGTCCCGCGTCCTGCGGCTGCTGCGCGGCCCGGAGAGCCGCGGCCGCTTCGACATCGGCTCCGAACTGCTGCTCACCCGGCTGTCCCGGGCCCGGCAGCGGGTGGACACCGTCCACGCCCTGCTACGCCACACCCTCGCCGTGGTCGAGGAGGGCGCCGAACTGCACACCCCCAGCGGCCAGTTGCTGCTCAACGCCCTGAAGATCACCGCGGCCGAGCAGTGCCACGCCGCCGTCGACGACCTGGTGACCGCGGTCGGCCTGCGCCACGGCTACCTCAAGGACTCGCCGACCCGCCTCGAACAGGCCCTGCGCGACCTGCGGTCCGCCGCCCTCAACTACAGCAACGACCGGCTCCACCTCGCCGACGGCCGCCTCGCCCTGCGCGACACGGGGGTGCGCCTTGTCTGA